Within Paenibacillus sabinae T27, the genomic segment CTGGCCTCTGCCGCCGTCAACGACAATCAGATCGGGCTGCGGCAAACTCTCCTTCAGTACCCGCTCGTAGCGGCGGCGGATGACCTCGCGCATCGTTTCGTAGTCATCCGGCCCCTGAACGGTGCGCACCTTGTATTTGCGGTACTCCTTCTTCGCGGGCTTGCCGTCGATGAACACGACCATCGCCGATACGGGATTCGCTCCCTGGATGTTCGAGTTGTCGAACGCCTCGATCCGGCTGAGGCTCTCAAGCCCAAGGCTCTGCCCGAGCCCTTGCGCCGCTCCGGAGGTGCGCTCCTCGTCCCGCTCGATCAGGCGGAACTTCTCTTCGAGCGCCACGCGCCCGTTCTCGCAGGCCATGCGGACCATCTTCTTCTTCAGGCCGCGCCGCGGCACCAGCACCTTGACGCCCAGCCATTCCTGGAGCGCGGCGGCCCCGCCGGCGGCATCCACCACGCCTGCCGCAGCGGCTTCCACGGCAGCGGCAGCGCGTTGTGCCGTCTCCGCGGCCGTCTCCGGCGCGTCCTCATCGGCGGCGGCAGCGTCTTCGGCAGAGAAGGCGTTCTCCGCCGGCTCGCCGCCACCGGCAGCGGGGCCGGCGGAAGTTTCGCCGGCCGTCTCCGCTGCCGGGGCGTTTGCAGGCGCCGCTGTTCCGGCGCCAGCCGCTCTTTCGGCCGCGCCGCTTTCCTCAGCGGCCGGACCATCCGGCGGAAGCACGGACGCCGCGTCCTGCATCAGCAGCGCTTCAGGCAGCAGAATCTCCTGCGGCAGCGCCGGATTTTCGCTGTAATACTGCGTCACATACGACATGAAGTCGCTGAAGGCTTCACCGTAGAACGGGAAGCTGGACGAGTGGCGCTGGATCATTTTTCCCTGTCTCATATAGAGAATCTGCACGCACATCCAGCCTTTATCCACCGCATAGCCGAATACGTCCCGGTCCTTCGTGTCTGCTGTGTTGATGTTCTGCTTCTCCATCAGGGCTTCGATATAGTTGATTTGATCCCTCAGCTCCTTGGCCCGTTCAAAATACAGCTCCTCCGCGGCCTCCTGCATTTTTTGCTGAAGATCCTTCTTGACCGCT encodes:
- the uvrC gene encoding excinuclease ABC subunit UvrC — protein: MDNIRGKLALLPDLPGCYLMKNEEGTIIYVGKAKVLKNRVRSYFTGSHNGKTQRLVVDIRDFEYIVTASNMEALILECNLIKKHMPRYNVQLKDDKTFPYIKITNERHPRLEVTRRVLKDKAKYFGPYPNAYAAQQTKKLLDRMYPLRKCGAMPKEVCLYYHMGQCLAPCEKEVPKSAYDEITQSISTFLGGGHEAVKKDLQQKMQEAAEELYFERAKELRDQINYIEALMEKQNINTADTKDRDVFGYAVDKGWMCVQILYMRQGKMIQRHSSSFPFYGEAFSDFMSYVTQYYSENPALPQEILLPEALLMQDAASVLPPDGPAAEESGAAERAAGAGTAAPANAPAAETAGETSAGPAAGGGEPAENAFSAEDAAAADEDAPETAAETAQRAAAAVEAAAAGVVDAAGGAAALQEWLGVKVLVPRRGLKKKMVRMACENGRVALEEKFRLIERDEERTSGAAQGLGQSLGLESLSRIEAFDNSNIQGANPVSAMVVFIDGKPAKKEYRKYKVRTVQGPDDYETMREVIRRRYERVLKESLPQPDLIVVDGGRGQISAAVDILENELGLFIPVCGLVKDAKHKTAQLLVGDPPEPVHLARDSEEFYLLQRIQDEVHRFAITFHREQRGKSMVTSRLDAIPGIGEKRRKLLLKHFGSLKKSKKRRSKISVHCPSATSSRGRFWTR